Proteins encoded together in one Gemmatimonadota bacterium DH-78 window:
- a CDS encoding transglycosylase SLT domain-containing protein translates to MVCRTPLLVVLTVLPLVGWIRDSGSVQVEPRAGVVTLDSARAEFDAGRTWHAAQLLEPLFEAGELEPEGVLLLARARAGYRDWPGVVEVLDGASWIDEADGGTGWFLLGRAFEALDRPEHALRSYLAALDRAPGDGVDPQAVVARLARARWASGDSAAALADLDRVTNASLRSWAAEALIGGVAGAGRVARVDDLLARVDDAVVADRLWDVRARALLAAGDTAGAAAEYAAVRVASAPASRRARGWRVAGDLAWSSGDRGAALEAYRRVVADAPTGNGDGVRAAGRILEASSDLGAADLLDLARHLDRGGDGRRALEAYDRYVAQARAEGREPDAAARVERARLMSTVPARVEAAIDEWRDLDTHPDPAVGVRTLSLWSALRRSQGRIGDYQTLRRWLVERYPNSEEAASVVFFRADAAHDQERWDDAVATYTQVAEMAPAVDYAGLSRMRAAQIELHRGRSGAAVAIFEAYLRDFPDGRRWEEAAYWAARTRLELGDTEGASALLQRIRAEEPFSYYAVLTADLLGEPYEVDLPAGPAPAPPDWVAPGLRTVDLLVAAGLPDAATTVAEGLGDRARSEGVEALMAVAEGLNVRGRTLSGINLGWAARAEGAEWTDRLVRIVYPFPYQELVLREAREVGVDPLLLAALIRQESAFVPDIRSSAGAVGLMQVMPATGRDLARDHGVANFTTETLESPEVNLHLGARFLVDQLGRYGPELPLVLSAYNAGPARANAWRTLPEAGDLLRLTERIPFSETRGYVKNVTRNRRLYEALYGASLDATGR, encoded by the coding sequence ATGGTCTGCCGCACTCCCCTGCTCGTCGTTCTGACGGTACTCCCCCTCGTCGGATGGATCCGGGACTCCGGGTCGGTTCAGGTGGAGCCGCGAGCCGGTGTGGTCACTCTGGATTCGGCGCGAGCCGAGTTCGATGCGGGCCGCACATGGCACGCCGCGCAGCTGCTCGAGCCGCTGTTCGAGGCCGGGGAACTGGAGCCGGAGGGCGTGCTGTTGCTCGCCCGGGCCCGGGCCGGGTACCGGGACTGGCCCGGAGTGGTGGAGGTGCTCGACGGGGCGAGCTGGATCGACGAGGCCGACGGCGGCACCGGGTGGTTCCTGCTCGGCCGCGCCTTCGAGGCGCTCGATCGACCCGAGCACGCGCTCCGTTCCTACCTGGCCGCTCTCGATCGCGCTCCCGGCGACGGGGTGGATCCGCAGGCCGTGGTGGCCCGACTCGCCCGGGCCCGGTGGGCTTCGGGTGACAGCGCCGCGGCCCTCGCCGACCTCGACCGGGTGACGAACGCGTCGCTGCGCTCGTGGGCGGCCGAGGCATTGATCGGTGGGGTAGCGGGGGCCGGCCGGGTGGCCCGGGTCGACGACCTGCTCGCCCGCGTGGACGACGCCGTGGTGGCCGACCGTCTGTGGGACGTGCGGGCCCGCGCCCTCCTCGCGGCCGGAGACACGGCCGGGGCGGCCGCCGAGTACGCCGCCGTGCGCGTGGCGTCGGCACCCGCGTCGCGGCGCGCCCGCGGCTGGCGGGTGGCAGGCGATCTCGCGTGGTCGTCGGGGGATCGCGGAGCCGCGCTCGAGGCCTACCGCCGGGTGGTGGCCGACGCCCCCACCGGCAACGGCGACGGGGTGCGGGCGGCCGGACGCATCCTCGAGGCCTCGTCCGATCTGGGCGCGGCCGACCTCCTCGACCTCGCCCGCCATCTGGACCGGGGGGGAGACGGCCGACGGGCGCTGGAGGCGTACGACCGCTACGTGGCCCAGGCCCGCGCCGAGGGGCGCGAGCCCGATGCGGCCGCCCGGGTGGAGCGCGCCCGACTGATGTCGACCGTGCCGGCCCGGGTGGAGGCCGCCATCGACGAGTGGCGCGATCTGGACACGCACCCCGACCCGGCCGTCGGCGTGCGCACCCTCTCGCTGTGGTCGGCCCTCCGGCGGAGTCAGGGCCGCATCGGCGACTACCAGACGCTGCGCCGCTGGCTGGTGGAGCGGTACCCGAACTCGGAGGAGGCGGCCTCGGTCGTCTTCTTCCGGGCCGACGCCGCCCACGACCAGGAGCGGTGGGACGACGCCGTGGCCACCTACACCCAGGTGGCCGAGATGGCCCCGGCGGTCGACTACGCCGGGCTGTCGCGCATGCGGGCCGCTCAGATCGAACTGCACCGGGGCCGGTCGGGGGCCGCCGTGGCCATCTTCGAGGCGTACCTGCGCGACTTCCCCGACGGGCGCCGATGGGAGGAGGCGGCCTACTGGGCCGCGCGCACCCGCCTCGAACTCGGGGACACCGAGGGGGCATCGGCGTTGCTGCAGCGCATTCGCGCCGAGGAGCCCTTCTCCTACTACGCGGTGTTGACCGCCGACCTGCTGGGCGAGCCCTACGAGGTGGACCTGCCCGCCGGGCCCGCGCCCGCTCCCCCCGACTGGGTCGCCCCGGGGCTGCGAACCGTCGACCTGCTCGTGGCCGCCGGCCTGCCGGATGCCGCCACCACCGTGGCCGAGGGCCTCGGGGATCGCGCGCGCTCCGAGGGCGTGGAGGCGCTGATGGCGGTGGCCGAGGGCCTGAACGTGCGCGGCCGCACCCTGTCGGGCATCAATCTCGGCTGGGCCGCCCGGGCCGAGGGCGCGGAGTGGACCGACCGGCTCGTGCGCATCGTCTACCCCTTTCCCTACCAGGAGCTGGTGCTGCGGGAGGCGCGCGAGGTGGGGGTGGACCCGCTGCTGCTGGCCGCCCTGATCCGCCAGGAGTCGGCCTTCGTGCCCGACATCCGCTCCTCGGCGGGGGCCGTGGGACTCATGCAGGTGATGCCGGCCACGGGGCGCGATCTCGCGCGCGATCACGGGGTGGCCAACTTCACGACCGAGACCCTCGAGAGCCCCGAGGTGAACCTGCACCTGGGCGCCCGCTTCCTGGTCGATCAGCTCGGGCGCTACGGCCCCGAGTTGCCGCTCGTGCTCTCGGCCTACAATGCGGGCCCCGCCCGCGCCAACGCCTGGCGCACCCTGCCCGAAGCCGGAGACCTGCTCCGGCTCACCGAGCGAATCCCCTTTTCCGAAACGCGCGGCTACGTGAAGAACGTGACCCGCAACCGACGGCTCTACGAGGCGCTCTACGGGGCCTCGCTCGACGCCACGGGTCGGTAG
- a CDS encoding MotA/TolQ/ExbB proton channel family protein, with translation MRWPLAVCLILGLIVIAWKFVDLSGKASKTRKILRDVDEVLNQGRIREAIEITRDSNAPAAKILYAGLERHDEGTERVMKAIENQGLIELSKLEKGLVVLATLTNVAPLLGFLGTVIGMIQAFQSIELAGEVEATLVAGGIKVALLTTAAGLVIAIPVSVGHNYFVARIDSLVIDMEESAQRMIDALHAMKA, from the coding sequence ATGCGGTGGCCCCTCGCGGTCTGCCTCATTCTCGGGCTGATCGTCATCGCGTGGAAGTTCGTGGACCTCTCCGGCAAGGCGTCGAAGACCCGGAAGATCCTCCGCGACGTCGATGAGGTCCTCAACCAGGGCCGCATCCGCGAGGCGATCGAGATCACCCGCGATTCGAACGCCCCCGCCGCGAAGATCCTCTACGCCGGCCTCGAGCGGCACGACGAGGGCACCGAGCGTGTGATGAAGGCGATCGAGAATCAGGGCCTGATCGAGCTCTCGAAGCTCGAGAAGGGACTCGTGGTCCTCGCGACCCTCACCAACGTGGCGCCGCTCCTCGGCTTCCTCGGCACGGTGATCGGGATGATCCAGGCCTTCCAGTCGATCGAGCTCGCCGGTGAGGTGGAGGCGACGCTGGTGGCCGGAGGCATCAAGGTGGCTCTCCTCACGACGGCGGCCGGTCTCGTGATCGCCATTCCGGTGAGTGTGGGCCACAACTACTTCGTCGCGAGGATCGACAGCCTCGTGATCGACATGGAAGAGTCGGCGCAGCGCATGATCGACGCCCTCCATGCGATGAAGGCCTGA
- a CDS encoding BamA/TamA family outer membrane protein: protein MRLTLVALCLTLLLPGLAGAQERCPDGRVTRVFVDNRSIFDLDELEGAPFQWAYHLANRLHYRTRPSFIRREILLAPGDCWDPFLAEDSGRLLRRLGFIARSDVYGVRQPDGDWHVVVDTQDEWTTVVEVGGRLDGGLKIDKVRLREENFLGRGFVAGFLYREDDAQRRLGGELGTPRLFNSRVDAGVRAGETRVGPFVEEQLFYPFVGEVGRFAARQRFIREEDYFTWSLGTPDAPRHLLLPVDREAWEVTLAARIGEPGNLTVFGVGISRDRLEFASLDAAEQVFDNRFGDPEPAPADLADQLAPQTAYRAGTRVNLLLGQRNIRFEQRQGLDALRGVHDVELGTEFALTLGRSLGFAASRREPDDLYVRTRLYAAGAPDPFVFIGNASIEARQIFSGATASDGWRDVLAEFDFLAYWQPPVAARHTFFARVAAAGGWNTDLPFQLTLGGAAGVRGYHDEDFPGSRRVVVSVEDRIDFRWPFPEVIDLGGTLFADAGRVWDDDLGLGSDSGWRGTLGAGLRIGFPSGSRTVVRIDVGAPFGGVDGRDAAILRVSFQDLLGVTAGLDDRQMDRSRRLRVGPDIFSPVRMIR from the coding sequence ATGCGCCTCACCCTCGTCGCTCTGTGCCTGACACTTCTGCTGCCCGGTCTCGCCGGTGCGCAGGAGCGCTGCCCCGACGGGCGGGTGACACGCGTGTTCGTCGACAACCGGTCGATCTTCGACCTCGACGAACTCGAGGGGGCGCCGTTCCAGTGGGCCTATCATCTCGCCAACCGACTCCACTACCGCACCCGCCCCTCCTTCATCCGCCGCGAGATTCTCCTGGCCCCGGGCGACTGCTGGGACCCCTTTCTGGCCGAAGACTCAGGGCGGCTGCTGCGTCGACTCGGCTTCATCGCGCGCAGCGACGTGTACGGCGTGCGCCAACCCGACGGCGACTGGCACGTGGTGGTGGACACCCAGGACGAGTGGACGACGGTGGTGGAGGTGGGCGGCCGGCTCGACGGGGGCCTGAAGATCGACAAGGTGCGACTGCGCGAGGAGAACTTTCTCGGGCGCGGTTTCGTGGCCGGGTTCCTCTACCGCGAAGACGACGCCCAGCGACGGCTCGGCGGTGAACTGGGGACTCCGCGCCTGTTCAACTCCCGAGTCGACGCCGGCGTCCGCGCCGGCGAAACGCGGGTGGGGCCCTTCGTGGAGGAGCAGCTCTTCTACCCCTTCGTGGGAGAGGTCGGGCGTTTCGCCGCACGGCAGCGATTCATCCGCGAGGAGGACTACTTCACCTGGTCGCTCGGCACGCCCGATGCGCCCCGGCACCTGCTCCTGCCGGTCGATCGGGAGGCCTGGGAGGTCACCCTGGCCGCCCGCATCGGGGAGCCCGGCAACCTCACCGTGTTCGGCGTCGGGATCTCGCGCGACCGGCTTGAATTCGCATCGCTCGATGCCGCCGAGCAGGTGTTCGACAACCGTTTCGGCGACCCGGAGCCCGCCCCGGCCGACCTGGCCGACCAGCTGGCTCCCCAGACCGCCTATCGGGCCGGCACCCGGGTCAACCTGCTCCTCGGTCAGCGCAACATCCGCTTCGAGCAGCGGCAGGGCCTCGACGCCCTGCGCGGGGTGCACGACGTGGAGCTCGGCACCGAGTTCGCGCTCACCCTCGGCCGTTCACTCGGCTTCGCCGCCAGTCGGCGCGAGCCCGACGACCTGTACGTGCGAACGCGCCTGTACGCGGCCGGCGCCCCCGACCCGTTCGTCTTCATCGGCAACGCCTCCATCGAGGCTCGCCAGATCTTCTCGGGCGCCACCGCCAGCGACGGGTGGCGCGACGTGCTCGCCGAGTTCGACTTCCTCGCCTACTGGCAGCCCCCGGTGGCGGCCCGCCACACCTTCTTCGCCCGGGTCGCGGCGGCGGGAGGCTGGAACACCGACCTGCCCTTCCAGCTCACCCTGGGCGGCGCCGCGGGGGTGCGCGGGTACCACGACGAAGATTTCCCCGGATCGCGCAGAGTGGTGGTGTCGGTCGAGGATCGCATCGACTTTCGCTGGCCCTTTCCCGAGGTGATCGACCTCGGCGGCACCCTCTTCGCCGACGCCGGCCGCGTCTGGGACGACGACCTCGGGCTCGGGAGTGACTCGGGGTGGCGCGGCACCCTGGGTGCCGGGCTCCGCATCGGATTCCCCTCGGGCTCTCGCACCGTGGTCCGTATCGACGTGGGTGCCCCGTTCGGGGGCGTCGACGGTCGCGACGCCGCGATTCTGCGCGTGTCGTTTCAGGACCTTCTCGGCGTCACCGCCGGCCTCGACGACCGTCAGATGGACCGATCGCGACGGTTGCGCGTCGGCCCCGACATCTTCAGCCCGGTTCGCATGATCCGATAG
- the polA gene encoding DNA polymerase I: MEIPPKTRPRLFLIDAYALIYRSYFAFIRRPLMNSRGENTSAPFGFTNFLEQLKTDFDPEYLAVVFDAGDSFREEIFPDYKATREKMPDDLRASIPRVRAIVEGFRDPVIELDGYEADDVIGTLARKADAAGLEAVIVSGDKDFYQLVDDHVHLLNPGRGGPNGVDADWVDLRNADEKFGIPPSQVIDYLALIGDSSDNVPGAPGIGPKTAVKLLQQFGDVESILAAAPELKAKRSRESLTENADSVRMSRELVTIKTDLPVDLDLDRLKVGEPDFAELRDLFLDLEFRRLAEKYTRGALEADAIESAAAREATYRTLTSVEQVAEWVEQARAEGRVAVGVEASLPDPMRGRLIGMALSAADGNAVYLPFDHHATAALELDLGDPTEPVPNLPPLSDPAMAPLRHLLADPEVALVGHDLKTTLLLLKRAGSPLGGGLRDAMVASYVLDPGRRSHDLDALAMEILAHRTTPRDEVVGKGRQRIGFAEVALDAARDHACERVDCAWRLWSRFEPELEEYALLPLFDDLEMPLVPVLARMEERGIRVDTEVLHEMSTKLRGELALIEEEIYKLAGMEFNLNSTPQLREVLFDRLELPVLKKTKTGPSTDASVLEELAADGHEVPRLMLEYRELEKLRNTYVDALPRLVHRTTGRIHTSFNQTVAATGRLSSSDPNLQNIPIRTALGREVRKAFVADQGFQLLGVDYSQIELRVLAHFSGDAPLVEAFRKGIDVHRQTAAVIFDVDIEEVGAAQRAQAKTINFATLYGQGAFSLARQLGISREMAQSFIDQYFERFRGVRAFLDAQVEQAKEKGYVTTLLGRRRYVPELKSRNWNVRQFGERVAQNTPIQGTAADMIKKAMLEVDEGLESGGFGARMLLQVHDELLFEVPVEEMDSVRELVVSRMEGAMALEVPLVAEWGVGDSWYDAKG, from the coding sequence GTGGAGATCCCTCCGAAGACCCGTCCCCGCCTCTTCCTGATCGACGCCTACGCGCTCATCTACCGCTCGTACTTCGCCTTCATCCGGCGCCCGCTGATGAACTCCAGGGGGGAGAACACCTCGGCGCCCTTCGGCTTCACCAACTTCCTCGAGCAGCTGAAGACGGATTTCGATCCGGAGTATCTGGCGGTGGTGTTCGATGCGGGGGACTCCTTTCGGGAGGAGATCTTCCCGGACTACAAGGCCACCCGCGAGAAGATGCCCGACGATCTCCGGGCCTCGATCCCGCGGGTGCGGGCGATCGTCGAGGGCTTTCGCGATCCGGTGATCGAACTGGACGGCTACGAGGCCGACGACGTGATCGGTACGCTCGCGCGCAAGGCCGACGCGGCGGGCCTCGAAGCGGTGATCGTGTCGGGCGACAAGGATTTCTACCAGCTCGTGGACGACCACGTGCACCTGCTCAACCCCGGGCGCGGCGGGCCCAACGGGGTGGATGCCGACTGGGTGGATCTCCGCAACGCCGACGAGAAGTTCGGGATTCCGCCGTCGCAGGTGATCGACTACCTGGCGCTCATCGGCGACTCGTCGGACAACGTTCCGGGAGCGCCGGGCATCGGGCCGAAGACCGCCGTGAAGCTGCTCCAGCAGTTCGGCGACGTGGAGTCGATTCTCGCGGCCGCCCCCGAGCTCAAGGCGAAGCGCTCGCGAGAGTCGCTCACCGAGAACGCCGACTCGGTGCGGATGTCGCGCGAACTGGTCACGATCAAGACCGATCTGCCCGTCGACCTCGACCTCGACCGGCTGAAGGTGGGCGAGCCCGACTTCGCGGAGCTGCGCGACCTCTTTCTCGACCTCGAGTTTCGGCGGCTCGCCGAGAAGTACACGCGGGGCGCGCTGGAGGCCGATGCGATCGAGAGCGCCGCGGCGCGCGAGGCCACCTACCGCACCCTCACCTCGGTCGAGCAGGTGGCGGAGTGGGTGGAGCAGGCGCGTGCGGAGGGGCGCGTGGCCGTGGGTGTGGAGGCCTCCCTGCCCGATCCCATGCGCGGGCGGCTGATCGGCATGGCCCTGTCGGCGGCCGACGGCAATGCGGTGTACCTGCCCTTCGACCACCACGCCACGGCGGCGCTCGAGCTCGACCTCGGCGACCCGACGGAGCCGGTACCGAATCTGCCGCCGTTGAGCGACCCGGCGATGGCGCCGCTGCGCCATCTCCTCGCCGATCCCGAGGTGGCGCTGGTGGGGCACGACCTCAAGACCACCCTCCTGCTGCTGAAGCGGGCCGGGAGCCCGCTGGGAGGCGGGCTGCGCGACGCGATGGTCGCCTCGTACGTGCTCGATCCGGGGCGGCGGTCGCACGACCTCGACGCCCTCGCGATGGAGATCCTGGCGCACCGAACCACCCCGCGTGACGAGGTGGTGGGCAAGGGGCGGCAGCGCATCGGCTTCGCCGAGGTGGCCCTCGACGCCGCGCGGGATCACGCCTGCGAGCGGGTGGACTGCGCCTGGCGACTGTGGAGTCGCTTCGAGCCCGAACTCGAAGAGTACGCCCTGCTGCCGCTCTTCGACGATCTCGAGATGCCGCTGGTGCCGGTGCTCGCCCGCATGGAGGAGCGCGGGATTCGGGTCGACACCGAGGTGCTGCACGAGATGTCGACGAAGCTGCGCGGCGAACTCGCGCTGATCGAGGAGGAGATCTACAAGCTGGCGGGCATGGAGTTCAACCTGAACTCCACCCCCCAGCTGAGGGAGGTGCTCTTCGACCGCCTGGAGCTGCCGGTGCTCAAGAAGACGAAGACCGGGCCGTCGACCGACGCCTCGGTGCTCGAGGAGCTGGCGGCCGACGGCCACGAGGTGCCGCGTCTCATGCTGGAGTACCGCGAACTCGAGAAGCTGCGCAACACCTACGTCGACGCCCTGCCTCGGCTGGTGCATCGCACCACCGGCCGGATCCACACCAGCTTCAACCAGACGGTGGCGGCCACCGGGCGCCTGTCGTCGTCCGACCCCAACCTGCAGAACATACCGATCCGCACCGCCCTCGGGCGCGAGGTGCGCAAGGCATTCGTGGCCGACCAGGGGTTCCAGCTGCTGGGAGTCGACTACTCGCAGATCGAGCTGCGCGTGCTGGCGCACTTCTCCGGCGATGCCCCCCTGGTGGAGGCCTTCCGGAAGGGCATCGACGTGCATCGTCAGACGGCCGCGGTGATCTTCGACGTCGACATCGAAGAGGTGGGCGCGGCCCAGCGGGCCCAGGCGAAGACGATCAACTTCGCCACCCTCTACGGCCAGGGCGCCTTCTCGCTCGCCCGTCAGCTCGGCATCTCGCGCGAGATGGCTCAGAGCTTCATCGACCAGTACTTCGAGCGCTTCCGGGGGGTGCGAGCCTTTCTGGACGCTCAGGTGGAGCAGGCGAAGGAGAAGGGCTACGTGACCACCCTGCTCGGTCGGCGGCGCTACGTGCCCGAGCTCAAGTCGCGCAACTGGAACGTGCGACAGTTCGGCGAGCGGGTGGCGCAGAACACGCCCATTCAGGGCACCGCGGCCGACATGATCAAGAAGGCCATGCTCGAGGTGGACGAGGGCCTCGAGAGCGGCGGCTTCGGGGCCCGCATGCTCCTGCAGGTGCACGACGAACTGCTCTTCGAGGTGCCGGTGGAGGAGATGGACTCCGTCCGGGAGCTGGTGGTGTCTCGAATGGAGGGGGCGATGGCGCTCGAGGTGCCGCTGGTGGCCGAGTGGGGGGTGGGCGACAGCTGGTACGACGCCAAGGGCTGA
- a CDS encoding RNA polymerase sigma factor RpoD/SigA yields MFSPSRGLDSFDQYLQDVEKYPLIQDPEEERALARRARTGDKEAAERLVTANLRFVISYVKKYQGRGLGLAELVCIGNEGLLKAVKKFDPDKGVKFISYAVWWIRQTVLQALAEQTRSVRIPLNQNSNLARLSRTETALTQSLGRSPTDQEIAEEMEEPIDTIRALRRVAASELSLDAPIDRGDRDSASFGERFAGAEASDIVEDVEAVARREFLESMFEAYLTERERKILYLYYGLDDGEERTLEEIGSLLGVTRERIRQIRNRAFEKLRESPHGESLSGFWTAN; encoded by the coding sequence ATGTTTTCCCCCTCTCGTGGCCTGGATTCCTTCGATCAGTATCTACAGGACGTAGAGAAGTACCCGCTGATTCAGGATCCCGAGGAAGAGCGAGCGCTGGCGCGCCGCGCGCGCACCGGTGACAAGGAGGCCGCCGAGCGGCTCGTCACCGCCAACCTGCGCTTCGTGATCTCCTACGTGAAGAAGTACCAGGGACGCGGACTGGGGCTCGCCGAACTGGTCTGCATCGGCAACGAGGGGCTGCTCAAGGCCGTGAAGAAGTTCGATCCCGACAAGGGCGTGAAGTTCATCTCCTACGCCGTGTGGTGGATTCGCCAGACGGTGCTCCAGGCGCTGGCCGAGCAGACCCGCTCGGTCCGCATCCCGCTCAACCAGAACTCCAACCTCGCCCGGCTCTCGCGCACCGAGACCGCGCTCACCCAGTCGCTCGGCCGTTCGCCCACCGACCAGGAGATCGCCGAGGAGATGGAGGAGCCGATCGACACCATCCGGGCGCTGCGCCGGGTGGCGGCCAGCGAGTTGAGCCTCGACGCCCCGATCGACCGCGGCGACCGCGACAGCGCATCGTTCGGCGAGCGGTTCGCGGGAGCGGAGGCCTCGGACATCGTCGAGGATGTCGAGGCGGTCGCGCGTCGGGAGTTTCTGGAGTCGATGTTCGAGGCCTACCTCACCGAGCGTGAGCGCAAGATCCTCTACCTCTACTACGGTCTCGACGACGGCGAAGAGCGCACGCTCGAAGAGATCGGCTCTCTGCTCGGGGTCACCCGCGAGCGGATCCGCCAGATCCGGAACCGCGCCTTCGAGAAGCTGCGGGAGAGCCCGCACGGGGAGTCGCTGTCGGGATTCTGGACGGCCAACTGA
- a CDS encoding ABC transporter ATP-binding protein produces MTAPPALEVRDLTVRLPVRGSTAVPAVDGVSFSLSRGERLGLVGESGAGKSLTTLALPGLLPPGIEIGAGSSVRVEGEELVGASARRLRAIRGGSLAMVFQDPANALNPALTVGAQLREVLWLHRRLRGDAARNEALRLLDEVGLSEVDRVYGSPPHRLSGGMRQRACIAIALAGDPAVLVADEPTTALDVTVQARILELLVRLSEERRLSLLLVSHDLAVVARSCHRVAVLYAGRVVEEGPVDRVLVAPRHPYTAALLAARPRVEGPRAVPTPIAGSMPLPGRWPTGCRFHPRCPEALPPCRTAYPPLEGEGADRVACHLHSATRGAV; encoded by the coding sequence ATGACGGCGCCGCCGGCGCTCGAGGTGCGCGACCTCACGGTCCGGCTGCCGGTTCGCGGCTCGACCGCCGTGCCCGCCGTCGACGGGGTGTCGTTCTCCCTGTCGCGGGGAGAGCGCCTCGGACTGGTGGGCGAATCGGGCGCGGGGAAGTCGCTGACCACCCTCGCCCTGCCCGGGTTGTTGCCTCCCGGCATCGAGATCGGAGCCGGTTCGTCGGTGCGCGTCGAAGGCGAGGAGCTGGTCGGCGCTTCGGCGCGGCGCCTTCGGGCGATCCGGGGCGGAAGCCTGGCCATGGTCTTTCAGGACCCCGCGAACGCCCTCAATCCGGCGCTCACCGTCGGCGCCCAGCTGCGCGAAGTACTGTGGCTGCATCGACGACTCCGCGGCGACGCGGCCCGCAACGAGGCCCTCCGGTTGTTGGACGAGGTGGGATTGAGCGAGGTCGACAGGGTATACGGCAGCCCCCCGCATCGGCTTTCAGGCGGCATGCGTCAGCGAGCCTGCATCGCGATCGCTCTCGCCGGCGACCCCGCGGTACTCGTGGCCGACGAACCCACGACGGCCCTCGACGTCACGGTCCAGGCCCGGATCCTCGAGCTGCTGGTGCGGCTGTCGGAGGAGCGGCGGCTCTCGCTGCTGCTCGTGAGTCACGATCTCGCCGTCGTCGCGCGGAGCTGCCACCGGGTGGCGGTGCTGTACGCCGGCCGCGTCGTGGAGGAGGGACCGGTCGACCGGGTGTTGGTGGCCCCCCGCCACCCCTACACCGCGGCGCTGCTCGCGGCGCGGCCCCGGGTGGAGGGGCCGCGAGCCGTGCCGACCCCGATCGCCGGCTCGATGCCGCTGCCCGGTCGCTGGCCGACGGGGTGTCGATTCCATCCGCGCTGCCCCGAGGCGCTGCCCCCCTGCCGCACGGCGTACCCGCCGCTCGAGGGAGAGGGGGCGGACCGGGTGGCGTGCCACCTCCACTCCGCGACCCGGGGGGCGGTGTGA
- a CDS encoding ATP-binding cassette domain-containing protein encodes MTDAEFPILTVRGLSVRYPDRRRGTGGTVEAVRGVDLDLAAGEALGIVGESGSGKSSLVRALMGIVPSSGSIRLEGRDLAALRAAKPLAAARRMQLVFQDSSGALDPRQRVGAALREVLELHGRLEDAPEAAVGALLEQVGLDPAEHAPRFPHQLSGGQRQRIGIARALAVRPDVLLLDEPVSALDLSVQAQILVLLAELRRSLGLSLVVIAHDLAVVRNVCDRVAVMYRGKIVEIAPTDDLFANPLHPYTRTLLDAVPTLPRSDPAAAP; translated from the coding sequence GTGACCGACGCGGAGTTCCCGATTCTCACCGTGCGCGGGCTCTCGGTGCGCTACCCCGATCGGCGCCGCGGCACCGGAGGGACGGTGGAGGCCGTGCGGGGCGTCGACCTCGATCTGGCGGCGGGAGAGGCGCTGGGGATCGTGGGGGAGTCGGGCAGCGGCAAGTCCAGCCTCGTGCGGGCGTTGATGGGAATCGTGCCCTCCTCCGGCTCGATCCGCCTCGAAGGCCGTGATCTCGCCGCCCTTCGCGCTGCGAAGCCGCTGGCCGCTGCCCGACGCATGCAGCTCGTCTTCCAGGACTCGTCGGGGGCGCTCGATCCCCGCCAGCGGGTCGGCGCCGCCCTGCGCGAGGTGCTGGAACTGCACGGCCGACTCGAGGATGCACCGGAGGCCGCCGTCGGGGCGCTGCTCGAACAGGTGGGGCTGGATCCGGCGGAGCACGCACCGCGCTTTCCGCACCAGTTGAGCGGCGGTCAGCGCCAACGGATCGGCATCGCCCGAGCGCTGGCCGTGCGACCCGACGTGCTGCTGCTCGACGAGCCGGTGTCGGCCCTCGATCTGTCGGTGCAGGCGCAGATCCTCGTGCTGCTCGCCGAGCTGCGCCGATCGCTCGGACTCTCACTGGTCGTGATCGCCCACGACCTCGCGGTGGTACGAAACGTGTGCGATCGCGTCGCGGTCATGTATCGAGGGAAGATCGTGGAGATCGCACCCACCGACGACCTGTTCGCCAACCCCCTCCATCCCTACACCCGCACCCTGCTGGATGCGGTTCCCACCCTGCCCCGTTCCGACCCCGCCGCGGCGCCCTGA
- the ssb gene encoding single-stranded DNA-binding protein, translating into MSRSVNKITLVGNVGRDPDVHTTKAGTRVAHLSLATNRRSTRDGDEGERTDWHRLTFWNRLAEFAEEHIRMGARLYVEGRLEYDSYERDGVTIPTAEVHVRELVMLSPRPAGTGPAEVSEEEPEEAAVVG; encoded by the coding sequence ATGAGCCGTTCGGTCAACAAGATCACCCTCGTCGGCAACGTCGGGCGCGACCCCGACGTCCACACCACCAAGGCGGGCACCCGGGTGGCCCACCTCTCCCTCGCCACGAATCGACGCAGCACCCGCGACGGCGACGAGGGGGAGCGCACCGACTGGCATCGCCTCACCTTCTGGAACCGGCTGGCGGAGTTCGCCGAGGAGCACATCCGGATGGGTGCCCGCCTCTACGTGGAGGGGCGGCTCGAGTACGACAGCTACGAGCGCGACGGCGTGACGATTCCCACCGCCGAGGTGCACGTGCGCGAGCTCGTCATGCTCTCGCCGCGGCCCGCCGGCACCGGGCCCGCGGAGGTCTCGGAGGAGGAACCCGAAGAGGCCGCCGTCGTCGGCTGA
- a CDS encoding cold shock domain-containing protein → MKGTVKWFNDSKGYGFITRPGADDVFVHHSSIQGSGFRTLAEGEEVEFEISETRRGLEAANVVRH, encoded by the coding sequence TTGAAGGGAACCGTGAAGTGGTTCAACGACAGCAAGGGCTACGGGTTCATCACACGTCCCGGAGCCGACGACGTCTTCGTCCACCACTCCTCCATCCAGGGGTCCGGATTCCGGACACTGGCGGAGGGTGAGGAGGTGGAGTTCGAGATCTCCGAGACCCGGAGGGGCCTGGAGGCCGCGAACGTCGTGCGCCACTGA